Proteins encoded by one window of Myxococcales bacterium:
- the secG gene encoding preprotein translocase subunit SecG has product MNTFLSIIHVLVCVFLVLFILVQQGKGGGMGAALGGGGGAAQVFGGRGAGNFLTRGTGICAVIFFTTSVSLAYLSSSGDHALKDRQAAENKKRDDRGFARGKDSAPTPASAAPSAPAPAPSN; this is encoded by the coding sequence GTGAACACTTTCCTCAGCATTATCCACGTGTTGGTTTGTGTCTTCCTCGTGCTGTTCATCCTCGTTCAGCAGGGCAAGGGCGGCGGCATGGGCGCGGCCCTCGGCGGCGGCGGCGGCGCGGCTCAGGTCTTCGGCGGGCGTGGCGCCGGCAACTTCCTCACGCGCGGCACCGGCATCTGCGCGGTCATCTTCTTCACGACGAGCGTGTCGCTCGCGTACCTGTCGTCCTCGGGAGACCACGCGCTGAAGGACCGCCAGGCCGCGGAGAACAAGAAGCGCGATGATCGTGGCTTCGCCCGCGGGAAGGACTCGGCGCCGACGCCGGCCTCGGCGGCCCCCTCGGCGCCGGCCCCCGCGCCCTCCAACTGA
- a CDS encoding class I SAM-dependent RNA methyltransferase, producing MRPLRPPRARGGAGAVPCELTIEALAPGGAGVAHVEREGRRRTVFVPGAATGDVLSAVVDFSPRPARGRVLRVLSASPDRRDAADIPCRHLAACGACDFMHLTRAAQEEAHRAFVRGSLPAPLAHHSPSTVAAPSSTGYRTRARLHVVAKRGRVACGMHALGTREPVLVDACVVLDPRLDAARAALPALLEGASGDGEAHIALGRAQSGERAPVLTLDWRGEPLPAAVFARLDAAIARGSLAGAAIASPGARAAAKLGQATPVARGADGEPLDLALGGFAQAHEDTNLALATAVTRAVEALLAQASCPGDGRALTELYAGSGNLTVLLARLAPGLLALEAHGPACDALRANLARRGLRARVVQGDADAHKWSPATRVAVLDPPRTGARAAAASLAKSAVTGIVMVSCDPPTLGRDLALLAPRFELTELTTFEMFPETSHVETLAVLRRRRPGREPPRGDTGPR from the coding sequence GTGCGCCCCCTGAGACCACCGCGCGCTCGAGGCGGCGCGGGCGCGGTCCCGTGTGAGCTCACCATCGAGGCGCTCGCTCCGGGCGGCGCCGGGGTCGCCCACGTGGAGCGCGAGGGGCGGCGACGGACCGTGTTCGTCCCTGGCGCCGCGACCGGCGACGTGCTCTCGGCGGTCGTCGATTTCTCCCCCCGTCCCGCGCGCGGGCGCGTGCTGCGGGTGCTCTCGGCCTCGCCCGACCGCCGCGACGCAGCCGACATCCCGTGCCGCCACCTCGCGGCGTGCGGGGCGTGCGACTTCATGCACCTCACGCGCGCCGCACAGGAAGAGGCGCACCGGGCGTTCGTCCGAGGGAGCCTCCCGGCGCCCCTCGCCCACCACTCGCCCTCGACCGTGGCCGCCCCGAGCTCCACGGGCTACCGAACGCGCGCGCGGCTTCACGTCGTGGCCAAGCGGGGCCGTGTGGCGTGCGGTATGCACGCGCTGGGCACTCGGGAGCCCGTGCTGGTCGACGCGTGCGTCGTGCTCGACCCCAGGCTCGACGCGGCCCGCGCCGCCCTCCCCGCCCTCCTCGAGGGAGCGAGCGGCGACGGCGAGGCCCACATCGCGCTCGGACGCGCGCAGAGCGGCGAGCGCGCTCCGGTGCTCACCCTCGACTGGCGCGGTGAGCCGCTGCCGGCCGCCGTGTTCGCGCGGCTCGACGCGGCCATCGCGCGCGGCAGCCTCGCGGGCGCCGCCATCGCCTCGCCCGGAGCGCGCGCGGCGGCGAAGCTGGGGCAGGCGACCCCCGTCGCGCGGGGCGCAGACGGCGAGCCCCTCGACCTCGCGCTCGGCGGCTTCGCCCAGGCGCACGAGGACACCAACCTCGCGCTCGCCACCGCCGTCACGAGGGCCGTCGAGGCCCTCCTCGCGCAGGCCTCGTGCCCCGGCGACGGACGCGCCCTCACCGAGCTCTACGCGGGCTCGGGCAACCTCACCGTGCTCCTAGCCCGCCTCGCCCCCGGCCTGCTCGCGCTCGAGGCGCACGGCCCGGCCTGCGACGCCCTGCGCGCGAACCTCGCCCGGCGCGGGCTCAGGGCGCGCGTGGTGCAGGGCGACGCCGACGCCCACAAGTGGTCCCCCGCGACCCGCGTCGCCGTGCTCGATCCGCCGCGCACCGGCGCGAGGGCGGCCGCCGCGTCCTTGGCGAAATCGGCCGTCACGGGGATCGTGATGGTCTCGTGCGACCCGCCGACCCTGGGTCGCGACCTCGCGCTCCTCGCGCCGCGGTTCGAGCTCACGGAGCTCACGACCTTCGAGATGTTCCCCGAGACGAGCCACGTGGAGACCCTCGCTGTCTTGCGCCGACGCCGGCCGGGGAGAGAGCCCCCTCGAGGCGACACCGGCCCTCGATGA
- the gap gene encoding type I glyceraldehyde-3-phosphate dehydrogenase, whose product MSKKIAINGFGRIGRCIVRALTERKIEDLELVAINDLTNPATLAHLYNYDTVHGRAEPRATPGEAKLTLAGKDVRILAEKDPSKLPWKDLGVDIVLECTGLFADKEKAQAHFDAGAKKVLISSPAKGHDLTIVMGVNEELYDSAKHHLLSNGSCTTNCLAPVAKILHAEFGIKHGLMTTIHSYTNDQAVLDIPHRKGDLRRARAAAQNMIPSSTGAAKALAEVLPELKGKFDGQAMRVPTMDVSVVDLSFITERPMTKDAIHAAMKAAAEGPLAGILGYTEEPLVSSDYIGDPRSSIFDATTTQVIGETFGKVMAWYDNEWGFSNRMIDLSQLVAKKL is encoded by the coding sequence ATGTCCAAGAAGATCGCCATCAACGGGTTCGGCCGCATCGGTCGCTGCATCGTTCGCGCGCTGACCGAGCGCAAGATCGAGGACCTCGAGCTCGTCGCCATCAACGATCTCACGAACCCAGCCACGCTCGCGCACCTCTACAACTACGACACGGTGCACGGACGCGCGGAGCCGCGGGCGACCCCCGGCGAGGCGAAGCTCACCCTGGCCGGCAAGGACGTGCGCATCCTCGCGGAGAAGGACCCGAGCAAGCTCCCGTGGAAGGACCTCGGCGTCGACATCGTGCTCGAGTGCACCGGCCTCTTCGCCGACAAGGAGAAGGCGCAGGCCCACTTCGACGCCGGCGCCAAGAAGGTGCTCATCTCTTCGCCCGCGAAGGGCCACGACCTCACGATCGTCATGGGAGTGAACGAGGAGCTCTACGACAGCGCGAAGCACCACCTGCTCTCGAACGGCTCCTGCACCACGAACTGCCTCGCCCCGGTGGCGAAGATCCTCCACGCGGAGTTCGGCATCAAGCACGGCCTCATGACCACCATCCACTCGTACACGAACGACCAGGCGGTGCTCGACATCCCCCATCGCAAGGGCGATCTGCGCCGCGCGCGCGCCGCCGCGCAGAACATGATCCCTTCGTCGACGGGCGCCGCGAAGGCGCTCGCCGAGGTGCTCCCAGAGCTGAAGGGTAAGTTCGACGGCCAGGCGATGCGCGTCCCCACCATGGACGTGTCCGTCGTCGACCTCAGCTTCATCACGGAGCGGCCGATGACCAAGGACGCGATCCACGCGGCGATGAAGGCGGCGGCGGAGGGCCCGCTCGCCGGGATCCTCGGCTACACCGAGGAGCCGCTCGTCTCGAGCGACTACATCGGCGATCCGCGCTCGAGCATCTTCGACGCCACGACCACGCAGGTGATCGGCGAGACCTTCGGCAAGGTCATGGCCTGGTACGACAACGAGTGGGGCTTCTCGAACCGCATGATCGATCTCTCGCAGCTCGTCGCGAAGAAGCTCTGA
- a CDS encoding phosphoglycerate kinase: MSPLAGIKSIKDLPLENKTVFMRVDFNVPLEDGVITDDSRIREALPSIKHALERGARVVLASHLGRPKPGKTAGLSLEPCGVRLAELLGVEVHLPDDCVGDAPKKVVHDLRAGQVCLLENLRFHPEEEKNDEVFAQKLAELADVYVDDAFGAVHRAHASVAGIAKHFRDRGCGFLLEREIAALGKLTTAPDRPYVAVLGGAKVSDKIAVVEALLDKVSTLVIGGAMANTFLAAQGKNLQASKIEADKLSLARSLIDRAKSKQVTLLLPDDLVVAQSVEASRGDVVSADAVPEHHMALDIGPSSLARFAAALSGAKSVFWNGPMGLFEKAPFSGGTFGLARAMAECGAFTVVGGGDSAAAVYAAGDGIAEKMSHISTGGGASLELIEGKRLPGIEALRVAESAS; encoded by the coding sequence ATGAGCCCGCTCGCAGGCATCAAGTCCATCAAGGATCTCCCCCTCGAGAACAAGACCGTGTTCATGCGCGTGGACTTCAACGTCCCGCTCGAGGACGGCGTCATCACCGACGACTCTCGCATCCGCGAGGCGCTGCCCAGCATCAAGCACGCGCTCGAGCGCGGGGCCCGGGTCGTGCTCGCGAGCCACCTCGGGCGCCCGAAGCCCGGCAAGACCGCGGGCCTCTCGCTCGAGCCCTGCGGCGTGCGCCTCGCGGAGCTGCTCGGCGTGGAGGTGCACCTGCCGGACGACTGCGTCGGCGACGCCCCAAAGAAGGTCGTGCACGACCTCCGCGCCGGCCAAGTCTGCCTGCTCGAGAACCTCCGCTTCCACCCGGAGGAGGAGAAGAACGACGAGGTGTTCGCGCAGAAGCTCGCGGAGCTCGCGGACGTGTACGTCGACGACGCGTTCGGCGCGGTCCACCGCGCGCACGCGAGCGTCGCTGGCATCGCGAAACACTTCCGCGACCGCGGCTGCGGCTTCCTGCTCGAGCGCGAAATCGCAGCGCTGGGCAAGCTCACCACCGCCCCGGACAGGCCGTACGTGGCCGTCCTCGGCGGCGCGAAGGTGTCCGACAAGATCGCCGTGGTCGAGGCGCTGCTCGACAAGGTGTCCACGCTCGTCATCGGCGGCGCGATGGCGAACACTTTCCTCGCGGCGCAGGGGAAGAACCTCCAGGCCTCGAAGATCGAGGCCGACAAGCTCTCCCTCGCGCGCTCGCTCATCGACCGCGCGAAGAGCAAGCAGGTCACGCTGCTCCTGCCCGACGACCTCGTGGTCGCGCAGAGCGTGGAGGCGTCGCGCGGCGACGTCGTCTCGGCCGACGCCGTGCCCGAGCACCACATGGCGCTCGACATCGGCCCGAGCAGCCTCGCGCGGTTCGCCGCGGCGCTCTCTGGCGCGAAGTCGGTCTTCTGGAACGGCCCCATGGGCCTGTTCGAGAAGGCGCCGTTCTCCGGCGGCACCTTCGGCCTCGCGCGCGCGATGGCCGAGTGCGGGGCGTTCACGGTGGTCGGCGGCGGCGACAGCGCCGCGGCCGTCTACGCAGCTGGCGACGGCATCGCCGAGAAGATGTCGCACATCTCGACGGGCGGCGGCGCCTCCCTCGAGCTCATCGAAGGAAAGCGGCTCCCCGGCATCGAGGCGCTCCGCGTCGCCGAGAGCGCGAGCTAG
- a CDS encoding triose-phosphate isomerase: MNPKRTALIAGNWKMHHGGASGITLAAECGLLAKAVPHVELLVAPPFTVLAAIAHECEGTGVLLAAQNVHEKDKGAYTGEISPAMLADAGCGWVILGHSERRQLFGETDEGVASKTAAALAAGLSPIVCVGETLAERETHETLAVVSRQVAAVLSALQGASLPVAIAYEPVWAIGTGKVAGPAEAEEVHAAIRAQLAGVSAELSDRTRILYGGSLKPDNAEALLTCPNIDGGLIGGASLDVASFGAIARAAEGIAARGQG, from the coding sequence ATGAACCCGAAGCGCACCGCCCTCATTGCAGGCAACTGGAAGATGCACCACGGAGGCGCGAGCGGTATCACCCTCGCCGCAGAGTGCGGGCTCCTCGCGAAGGCGGTGCCCCACGTGGAGCTGCTCGTCGCGCCGCCGTTCACGGTGCTCGCGGCGATCGCCCACGAGTGCGAGGGCACGGGCGTGCTCCTGGCCGCCCAGAACGTCCACGAGAAGGACAAGGGCGCCTACACGGGGGAGATCTCCCCGGCGATGCTCGCGGACGCGGGCTGCGGGTGGGTCATCCTCGGGCACTCGGAGCGTCGCCAGCTGTTCGGCGAGACCGACGAGGGAGTGGCCAGCAAGACCGCCGCGGCCCTCGCGGCGGGCCTCTCGCCGATCGTGTGCGTGGGCGAGACCCTCGCCGAGCGTGAGACCCACGAGACCCTCGCGGTCGTGAGCCGGCAGGTCGCCGCCGTGCTGTCGGCGCTCCAGGGCGCGAGCCTGCCCGTCGCCATCGCCTACGAGCCGGTGTGGGCGATCGGCACGGGCAAGGTCGCGGGCCCCGCCGAGGCGGAGGAGGTGCACGCGGCGATCCGCGCGCAGCTGGCGGGCGTGAGCGCCGAGCTCTCCGATCGCACGCGCATCCTCTACGGTGGGTCGCTCAAGCCCGACAACGCCGAGGCGCTGCTCACGTGCCCCAACATCGACGGCGGCCTCATCGGCGGTGCGAGCTTGGACGTGGCGTCGTTCGGTGCTATCGCCCGAGCGGCAGAAGGCATCGCCGCTCGGGGCCAGGGCTAG
- the tilS gene encoding tRNA lysidine(34) synthetase TilS — translation MSRGSHAPSLTTLARRALAEVFEDTPGSDRAPVIVCAVSGGPDSIALLHVLSLLAKARGSRVAPFQLTACGVDHGLRHAAAAELALAQGVAEGLGVPFTVREVSVATGANLQARARAARHEALLAEADARGGPNALVATAHHADDRAETFLLRLARGAGLRGLAVLPPRDGRLVRPLIRARRADVLTHLSRHGLPSAEDPSNLDRRFARARVRHDVLPALLALDPRFVEHVCDVCDELAPLRTSLAAPPEGREGLGRRHREALAHMEKRAAAGADATKMALRLPNLRSATYDSSAGRVAIHSASSAPAPHPEPEVSGSSRKLL, via the coding sequence ATGAGCCGAGGATCGCACGCGCCGAGCCTCACGACGCTCGCCCGGCGTGCCCTCGCCGAGGTCTTCGAGGACACGCCTGGCTCCGACAGGGCGCCAGTGATCGTGTGCGCGGTGAGCGGCGGCCCCGACTCGATCGCTCTGCTCCACGTCCTGTCGCTCCTTGCCAAGGCGCGCGGCAGCCGCGTCGCGCCCTTCCAACTCACGGCGTGCGGCGTAGACCACGGCCTGCGCCACGCGGCCGCCGCAGAGCTCGCGCTCGCCCAGGGAGTGGCCGAGGGGCTGGGGGTGCCTTTCACGGTCCGCGAGGTGAGCGTCGCCACTGGCGCGAACCTCCAGGCGCGGGCGCGCGCCGCGCGGCACGAGGCGCTGCTCGCCGAGGCCGACGCGCGAGGCGGGCCGAACGCGCTGGTCGCCACGGCCCACCACGCCGACGACCGCGCCGAGACGTTCCTCCTTCGCCTCGCGCGTGGCGCCGGGCTCCGCGGCCTCGCGGTGCTCCCGCCGCGAGACGGCCGCCTCGTTCGGCCCTTGATTCGGGCGAGGCGCGCCGACGTCCTCACCCACCTCAGCCGGCACGGGCTCCCCTCGGCGGAGGACCCGTCCAACCTCGATCGCAGGTTCGCCCGCGCGCGCGTCCGCCACGACGTGCTGCCTGCCCTCCTGGCGCTGGACCCTCGGTTCGTGGAGCACGTGTGCGACGTATGCGATGAGCTCGCGCCTCTGCGCACCTCGCTCGCGGCACCTCCCGAAGGCCGCGAGGGCCTGGGGCGACGCCATCGGGAGGCCCTCGCACACATGGAAAAGCGTGCCGCCGCGGGGGCTGACGCTACAAAAATGGCCCTCCGGCTCCCCAACTTGCGCTCGGCGACCTATGATTCTTCGGCGGGTCGCGTGGCGATCCACTCGGCCAGCAGCGCCCCGGCGCCCCACCCCGAACCCGAAGTCTCCGGCTCGTCGCGTAAACTACTGTAA
- the ftsH gene encoding ATP-dependent zinc metalloprotease FtsH, whose protein sequence is MFLAIWQFLGNAERKQAVAFSEFVSEVHAGKVKDIHIKDREFIYTLTEGDPRVAQKATTGPLADEALLATLKPDAKDAAAPKIYFEKDDSSPFWSSTIVTLIPMVLIVFMFFLFMRQLQAGGGKAMSFGKSKARMLSDSQNKVTFADVAGAEEAKDEVEEIIAFLKDPKKFQRLGGRIPKGVLMIGPPGTGKTLLARAIAGEAGVPFFSISGSDFVEMFVGVGASRVRDLFEQGKKHAPCIIFIDEIDAVGRHRGAGLGGGHDEREQTLNQLLVEMDGFEANEGVIIIAATNRPDVLDPAILRPGRFDRRITVSRPDVRGREAILRVHAKKTPLAPDVELDVIARGTPGFSGADLENLVNEAALLAARQDKDALSMIDFEMAKDKVFMGTERRSLVISDEEKWATAVHEAGHALVALGINHHDPVHKVTIIPRGPALGVTWYLPKADRLSFSKDQAEAKIASALGGRIAEEVVFGQLTAGAGNDIEQLTELARRMVCEWGMSERLGPLAYGKKEEQVFLGRDYGSRQQDYSEETAVSIDQEVRRIIQAQYDRVRTLLTEQREKLEALAKALVERETLDAEEIQAVYEGRELPQRERVIIPSYADKDRAAKEKRKAASIFGGPPKPATST, encoded by the coding sequence ATGTTCCTCGCGATTTGGCAGTTCCTCGGGAACGCCGAGCGCAAGCAGGCCGTCGCCTTCAGCGAGTTCGTGTCCGAGGTCCACGCCGGCAAGGTGAAGGACATCCACATCAAGGACCGCGAGTTCATCTACACGCTCACCGAGGGTGATCCGCGGGTCGCCCAGAAGGCGACAACCGGCCCCCTCGCCGACGAGGCGCTCCTCGCCACGCTCAAGCCCGACGCGAAAGACGCCGCGGCCCCGAAGATCTACTTCGAGAAGGACGACAGCTCGCCGTTCTGGTCGAGCACCATCGTCACGCTGATCCCGATGGTCCTCATCGTGTTCATGTTCTTCCTGTTCATGCGCCAGCTCCAGGCGGGCGGCGGGAAGGCGATGAGCTTCGGCAAGAGCAAGGCGCGCATGCTCTCCGACTCACAGAACAAGGTGACCTTCGCCGACGTGGCGGGCGCCGAAGAGGCCAAAGACGAGGTCGAGGAGATCATCGCCTTCCTGAAGGATCCCAAGAAGTTCCAGCGCTTGGGCGGCCGCATCCCGAAGGGTGTCCTCATGATCGGCCCGCCGGGCACCGGCAAGACCCTGCTCGCGCGGGCCATCGCCGGCGAAGCGGGTGTGCCCTTCTTCAGCATCTCCGGCTCCGACTTCGTCGAGATGTTCGTCGGCGTCGGCGCGAGCCGCGTGCGCGACCTCTTCGAGCAAGGGAAGAAGCACGCGCCCTGCATCATCTTCATCGACGAGATCGACGCCGTCGGCCGGCACCGCGGCGCGGGCCTCGGCGGCGGGCACGACGAGCGCGAGCAGACGCTGAACCAGCTGCTCGTCGAGATGGACGGTTTCGAGGCGAACGAGGGCGTCATCATCATCGCGGCCACCAACCGGCCCGACGTGCTCGACCCCGCCATCCTTCGCCCGGGTCGCTTCGACCGGCGCATCACCGTGAGCCGCCCCGACGTGCGCGGCCGCGAGGCCATCCTCCGCGTCCACGCGAAGAAGACGCCCCTCGCCCCCGACGTGGAGCTCGACGTCATCGCGCGCGGCACGCCGGGCTTCTCCGGCGCGGATCTCGAGAACCTCGTCAACGAGGCCGCCCTGCTCGCGGCCCGTCAAGACAAGGACGCCCTCTCGATGATCGACTTCGAGATGGCGAAGGACAAGGTGTTCATGGGCACCGAGCGCCGCTCCTTGGTCATCAGCGACGAGGAGAAGTGGGCGACGGCCGTGCACGAGGCGGGTCACGCCCTCGTGGCCCTCGGCATCAACCACCACGACCCGGTCCACAAGGTCACGATCATCCCGCGCGGGCCGGCGCTCGGCGTCACCTGGTACCTCCCGAAGGCCGACCGGCTGTCATTCTCGAAGGACCAGGCCGAAGCGAAGATCGCCTCGGCGCTCGGCGGCCGCATCGCGGAGGAGGTCGTGTTCGGCCAGCTCACCGCGGGCGCCGGCAACGACATCGAGCAGCTCACCGAGCTCGCCCGCCGCATGGTGTGCGAGTGGGGCATGAGCGAGCGCCTCGGGCCGCTGGCCTACGGGAAGAAGGAGGAGCAGGTGTTCCTCGGTCGCGACTACGGCAGCCGCCAGCAGGACTACTCCGAGGAGACCGCGGTCTCGATCGACCAGGAGGTGCGTCGCATCATCCAAGCGCAGTACGACCGCGTCCGCACGCTCCTCACCGAGCAGCGCGAGAAGCTCGAGGCGCTGGCCAAGGCCCTCGTCGAGCGCGAGACCCTCGACGCCGAAGAAATCCAGGCGGTCTACGAAGGACGCGAGCTGCCCCAGCGCGAGCGCGTCATCATCCCCTCCTACGCCGACAAGGACCGCGCGGCGAAAGAGAAGCGGAAGGCGGCGAGCATCTTCGGCGGTCCCCCGAAGCCCGCGACCAGCACCTAG